One part of the Oryzias melastigma strain HK-1 linkage group LG21, ASM292280v2, whole genome shotgun sequence genome encodes these proteins:
- the sf3b1 gene encoding splicing factor 3B subunit 1 isoform X1, which translates to MAKIAKTHEDIEAQILEIQGMKASLKEQDGGQGVGLDSTGFYDQEIYGGSDSRFAGYVTSIAANEQEDDDEDDTSTSLLGQKKPGYHAPVAMLNSIPQSDDHYDPFAEHRPQKIADREDEYKARRRQMIISPERLDPFADGGKTPDPKLQVRSYVDVMLEQNLSKEEREIRQQLAEKAKSGDLKVVNGSAASQAVAKRKRRWDQTADQTPSNSTPKKVSSWDQADASAETPGHTPAHTPSNSRWDETPGRPKGSETPGATPSSRMWDPTPSHTPAGAATPGRDTPGHATPGHGGATGSVRKNRWDETPKTERETPGHGSGWAETPRTDRGEESVGETPTPGASKRKSRWDLTPASQMGSSTPLLTPGKTPLGTPAMNMATPTPGHLMSMTPEQLQAWRWEREIDERNRPLTDEELDAMFPEGYKVLPPPAGYVPIRTPARKLSATPTPIGGMTGFHMQVEDRTTKQMNDQPSGNLPFLKPDDIQYFDKLLVEVDESTLSPEEQKERKIMKLLLKIKNGTPPMRKAALRQITDKAREFGAGPLFNQILPLLMSPTLEDQERHLLVKVIDRILYKLDDLVRPYVHKILVVIEPLLIDEDYYARVEGREIISNLAKAAGLATMISTMRPDIDNMDEYVRNTTARAFAVVASALGIPSLLPFLKAVCKSKKSWQARHTGIKIVQQIAILMGCAILPHLRSLVEIIEHGLVDEQQKVRTISALAIAALAEAATPYGIESFDSVLKPLWKGIRQHRGKGLAAFLKAIGYLIPLMDAEYANYYTREVMLILIREFQSPDEEMKKIVLKVVKQCCGTDGVEANYIKTEILPPFFKHFWQHRMALDRRNYRQLVDTTVELANKVGAAEIISRIVDDLKDEAEQYRKMVMETIEKIMGNLGAADIDHKLEEQLIDGILYAFQEQTTEDSVMLNGFGTVVNALGKRVKPYLPQICGTVLWRLNNKSAKVRQQAADLISRTAVVMKTCQEEKLMGHLGVVLYEYLGEEYPEVLGSILGALKAIVNVIGMHKMTPPIKDLLPRLTPILKNRHEKVQENCIDLVGRIADRGAEYVSAREWMRICFELLELLKAHKKAIRRATVNTFGYIAKAIGPHDVLATLLNNLKVQERQNRVCTTVAIAIVAETCSPFTVLPALMNEYRVPELNVQNGVLKSLSFLFEYIGEMGKDYIYAVTPLLEDALMDRDLVHRQTASAVVQHMSLGVYGFGCEDSLNHLLNYVWPNVFETSPHVIQAVMGALEGLRVALGPCRMLQYCLQGLFHPARKVRDVYWKIYNSIYIGSQDALIAQYPQVYNDDKNVYVRYELEYVL; encoded by the exons ATGGCGAAGATCGCCAAAACACACGAAG ATATTGAGGCACAGATCCTGGAGATCCAGGGGATGAAAGCCTCCCTCAAAGAGCAAGATGGAGGTCAGGGAGTGGGCCTGGACTCCACCGGCTTTTACGACCAGGAGATCTATGGAGGCAGTGATAGTCGTTTTGCCGGATATGTCACTTCCATCGCAGCCAATGAGCAGGAAGAC gatgatgaagatgacaCATCAACAAGCTTATTGGGGCAGAAGAAGCCAGGCTACCATGCACCCGTGGCAATGCTCAATTCCATTCCCCAGTCAGATGACCAC TACGACCCATTTGCAGAGCATCGTCCGCAGAAAATCGCGGATCGGGAAGATGAATACAAAGCTCGTCGCAGACAGATGATCATTTCACCCGAGCGCCTTGACCCTTTTGCAGATG GGGGCAAAACGCCAGACCCCAAGCTGCAGGTGAGGTCGTACGTAGACGTCATGTTGGAGCAGAACTTGTCGAAAGAGGAG AGGGAGATCCGTCAGCAGCTGGCAGAGAAGGCCAAGTCAGGGGACCTGAAAGTAGTCAACGGGTCTGCTGCCTCCCAGGCCGTGGCAAAACGAAAACGCCGCTGGGACCAGACGGCCGACCAAACCCCTTCCAATTCTACACCCAAGAAGGTGTCCAGTTGGGACCAAGCTGATGCCAGTGCTGAG ACTCCAGGACACACTCCTGCTCACACGCCTTCAAACAGCCGCTGGGATGAGACTCCTGGTCGTCCTAAAGGCAGCGAGACCCCTGGAGCCACCCCCAGCTCCCGTATGTGGGACCCCACCCCCAGCCACACCCCTGCTGGTGCCGCCACCCCTGGCAGAGACACTCCTGGCCACGCCACACCAGGCCACGGAGGAGCCACTGGGAGTGTTCGGAAGAACCGCTGGGACGAAACTCCAAAGACAGAGAGGGAGACCCCGGGGCACGGGAGCGGCTGGGCTGAAACCCCCCGAACAGACAGAGGAGAAGAGTCTGTGGGGGAGACGCCAACGCCAGGAGCTAGCAAGAGAAAGTCTCGGTGGGATCTAACTCCTGCCAGTCAGATGGGATCCTCCACCCCCCTCCTGACCCCAGGAAAGACCCCACTAGGAACTCCAGCCATGAACATGGCGACACCAACCCCAG GACACCTGATGAGCATGACCCCCGAGCAGCTGCAGGCGTGGAGGTGGGAGCGGGAAATCGATGAGAGGAACCGGCCGCTCACAGACGAGGAGCTGGACGCTATGTTCCCTGAGGGATACAAG GTTTTGCCTCCTCCAGCAGGATACGTGCCGATCCGCACTCCGGCCCGGAAACTTTCAGCTACCCCCACCCCCATCGGAGGGATGACGGGATTTCACATGCAGGTGGAGGACCGCACCACCAAGCAGATGAACGACCAGCCCTCAGGGAACCTGCCATTCCTCAAACCCGATGACATCCAGTACTTTGACAAACTCCTG GTGGAGGTGGACGAATCCACACTGAGCCCTGAAGAGCAGAAGGAGAGGAAGATCATGAAGCTGCTGCTTAAGATCAAAAACGGAACACCACCCATGAGAAAG GCGGCTCTGCGTCAGATCACAGATAAAGCTCGTGAATTTGGAGCAGGACCGCTCTTTAACCAGATTTTGCCGCTGCTCATGTCGCCCACACTGGAGGACCAGGAGCGCCACTTGCTGGTCAAAGTCATCGATCGCATCTTATACAAGCTGGATGACCTGGTGCGACCGTACGTTCATAAG ATCCTGGTGGTGATCGAGCCCCTGCTCATCGATGAAGATTATTATGCCAGAGTTGAAGGGCGAGAGATCATCTCCAACCTGGCCAAG GCTGCAGGTTTGGCCACTATGATCTCCACCATGAGGCCTGACATCGACAACATGGACGAATACGTGAGAAACACGACAGCCCGAGCCTTCGCCGTGGTGGCCTCGGCTTTGGGAATCCCCTCGCTCCTGCCCTTCCTCAAAGCTGTCTGCAAAAGCAAGAAGTCCTGGCAGGCCCGGCACACCGGCATCAAGATCGTGCAGCAGATCGCCATCCTCATGGGCTGCGCCATCCTGCCTCACCTGCGCAGCCTGGTGGAGATAATTGAGCACG GTCTGGTGGATGAGCAGCAGAAGGTGAGGACCATCAGTGCCCTGGCTATTGCTGCCCTCGCTGAAGCCGCTACCCCCTACGGTATCGAGTCCTTCGACTCGGTGCTGAAGCCACTGTGGAAGGGCATCAGGCAGCACAGAGGAAAG GGTCTGGCTGCGTTCCTCAAAGCCATTGGTTATCTGATCCCGCTGATGGATGCTGAGTATGCCAACTACTACACCAGAGAGGTGATGCTCATCCTCATCAGGGAGTTCCAGTCCCCTGACGAGGAGATGAAGAAGATTGTACTGAAG GTGGTGAAACAGTGCTGCGGCACAGATGGCGTGGAAGCAAATTACATCAAGACAGAGATTTTGCCACCGTTCTTCAAGCATTTCTGGCAGCACAGGATGGCCCTGGACAGACGCAACTATAGACAG CTGGTGGACACCACTGTAGAGCTGGCTAACAAAGTGGGGGCAGCAGAGATCATCTCGCGCATCGTGGACGACCTGAAAGACGAGGCGGAGCAGTACAGGAAGATGGTGATGGAGACCATCGAGAAGATCATGGGTAATCTGGGTGCAGCTGACATCGACCACaagctggaggagcagctgatcgATGGCATCCTGTACGCCTTCCAGGAGCAAACCACAGAG gacTCAGTGATGCTGAATGGTTTTGGCACCGTGGTGAACGCGCTGGGCAAACGTGTGAAGCCGTACCTGCCTCAGATCTGTGGTACAGTGCTGTGGCGTCTCAACAACAAGTCTGCCAAAGTGCGGCAGCAGGCGGCGGACCTGATCTCACGCACAGCTGTGGTCATGAAGACCTGTCAGGAG GAGAAGCTGATGGGCCATCTGGGGGTGGTGTTATACGAGTACCTGGGAGAGGAGTACCCTGAGGTTCTGGGCAGCATCCTGGGGGCACTCAAGGCCATCGTTAACGTCATTG GAATGCACAAGATGACCCCTCCCATTAAAGACCTTCTTCCTCGCTTGACCCCTATCCTGAAGAACCGGCATGAGAAGGTCCAGGAGAACTGCATTGACCTGGTGGGCCGGATCGCTGACAG GGGGGCAGAGTACGTGTCGGCCAGGGAGTGGATGAGGATCTGCTTTGAGCTGCTGGAGCTCCTCAAGGCTCACAAAAAGGCCATCCGCAGAGCCACTGTCAACACCTTTGGCTACATCGCCAAAGCCATCGG CCCTCACGACGTTTTAGCCACACTGCTCAACAACCTGAAAGTGCAGGAGCGCCAGAACCGGGTCTGCACCACCGTGGCCATTGCCATTGTGGCAGAGACGTGCTCGCCCTTCACCGTGCTGCCGGCGCTCATGAACGAGTACAGAGTCCCTGAGCTGAACGTGCAGAATGGCGTCCTCAAGTCTCTCTCCTTCCTGTTTGAGTACATCGGAGAGATGGGCAAAGACTACATCTACGCTGTCACGCCGCTGCTGGAGGACGCGCTGATGGACAG